GTCGACCACATCACCTTCCGGGTGAGGGAAGGGGAGATCTTCGGCTTTCTTGGACCCAACGGGGCTGGAAAAACCACCACCATCCACATGCTCACCACCGTCCTCAAACCCACCAGTGGAAGGGCTGAGGTATGCGGTTACGATGTGGTTAGGGAACCGGAAAAGGTGAGGAGATCCATAGGAGTGGTGCCCCAGGAGTATACCGCAGACGAGGATCTCACCGGGTATGAAAACGTGATGCTCTGTGCGGATCTCTACGGGCTCCCGAAGGAAGAAGCGAGAAGAAGGGCCCTCGAACTTCTCTCCCTGGTACAGCTGGAACCCTTCAAGGACAAGAGGGTGGAGACCTACTCCGGTGGGATGAGGAGGAGGCTGGAGTTGGCCTGCGGGCTCATCAACCGCCCGAAGGTGCTCTTCTTGGACGAACCCACGCTGGGACTTGACGTTCAGACCAGAACTTCCATCTGGAGGTACATCCTCTATCTCAGGGAAACCTTTGGGATGACGATTTTCCTCACCACCCATTACTTGGAGGAGGCAGATCATCTCTGCGATCGTATCGCCATCATCGACCACGGGAAGATCGTGGGAGAGGGAAGTCCTTCGGAACTTAAGGACTCACTGGGAGGAGACCTCCTGACGCTGGAATGCGAAGGTGAAGGCGTGGAGGAAGTACTCGGGGAGATAGATGGGGTGAAGGAAGTGAAGAAGGAAGGAACGGAGTACAGGATAAAGGTGAACAAAGGGGAGAGCGTTGCCCCCCTCCTCCTCAAGGCCCTGGGGGAAAGGAGGCTGACGGTCAAACGACTTTCCCTCACGAAACCCACTTTAAACGAAGTCTATTTGGAAAAGACCGGAAGATCCTTCAGGGACCAGGAAGAAAAGCCGGAGGAGAACCTCAGGCAGAGGATTACCCTATGGAGAGCCAGGAGATGAAGGGAAGACCCCTCCAAGGCTTCCTTGCCCTTACCCACAGGGAGCTGAAGAAATGGTACAAGGAACCTCTCCTCCTCCTCATCACCATCCTCCAGCCCCTCATCTGGATGATCTTCTTGGGAAAGGCCATGAACCTAGAGGCCGTTTTCGGAGGGGGGTTACCGCCCGACTTGGCAAGACAGCTCATGCTCCGCTCCTTCGGAACCGCAGATTACTTCTCCTTCATGGCTATAGGCATGATAGCCGTCACCTGTCTCTTCACCACGATGTTCACGGGCTTCTCCATCATCTGGGATCGCAGGCTGGGCTTCCTCAACAAGGTCTTGAGCACCCCCGTCTCCAGGGTCTCCGTGGTTTTCGCTAAGGTCTTCTACGCCACCCTGCGCTCCTCCTTCCAGGTCCTCATCATTCTGTCTGCAGCCTTTGCCCTAGGCCTCCAAACGGGACCGGGCTTTCATCCCCTTTACCTGCTCGGGGTCCTCCTGGTAACCTTCATGGTATGCGTGACCTTTTCTTCCCTTTTCCTCATGCTGGCCCTCAGATCCACCCGATGGGAAACGCCGATGGCGATGGTGAACCTCTTGGTCATGCCCCTCATGTTCGCCTCCAACGTCTTCTTCCCTCTGGAGCTCATGCCCGGATGGCTCAAAACGGTGGCGAGTTTTAATCCCCTCTCCTACACCAACGACGCCCTCAGACAGTTCACCATTTACGAACTGGACCTCAATGCCCTTCTCAAAGACCTGACCTACCTGGGTCTCTTCTGTTTGTTCATTTCTTCCCTCAGCATCTACCTTGCCAAAAAATACCTTTCCCGCTAACCCTTGAGCTCTATCTTGATGTGAACGTCCTGGGGGACCTGTAGGCGCATGAGCTGACGCATCGCCCTTTCATCGGCACTCATGTGGATGAGCCTCTTGTGGATCCTGAGCTCCCACTTGTCCCAAGTGGCCGTTCCCTCCCCATCCGGAGATTTCTTCACGGGTATCACTATCCTTTTCGTGGGGAGGGGAATGGGCCCGGAAATGCTCACTCCAGTACGCTGGGCTATGTCCTTGATCTGAGCGCAGATTTCATCCAGCTTCTTGTGATCCGTACTCGAAAGGTGAATCTTGGCCTGCTGCATCTTCGCACCCCCTCACCTTCCTCCACCGGATAAAAAAGGTTCACTTGGCCTTTACCACATCGATACACACACCGGCCGCGATGGTCATACCCATGTCACGGATGGCAAACCTGGCGAGCTGTGGTATGTCCGAAACCTTCTCTATCACCAGGGGTTTCGTGGGCCTCACCTTGATGGTGGCCATGTCCCCCCTCTTTATGAACTGCGGGTGATCCTCCAAGACGGCACCAGTCTTGGGGTCCAGCTTGTTGATGATCTCCGTGATCTGGCAAGCCACTTGGGCGGTGTGAACGTGGAAAACCGGTGTGTAACCCGCCGCTATGGCGGTGGGATGCTGTAGAACGGCGATCCTAGCGGTGAACTCACTCACCACCGTTGGAGGTGCATTCGGAAGACCGGCAACATCACCCCTCTTGATCTCGTTCTTCGCTATTCCCCTAACGTTGAACCCGATGTTGTCTCCAGGCTCTGCCTTGGGAATGGGCTCGTGGTGCATCTCTATGGATTTTACTTCACCTGTCTTCCCGGAGGGTTCAAACACGACCGTGTCACCCGTCTTTAGCACTCCCGTCTCCACCCTTCCCACGGGCACCGTTCCCACTCCAGTGATGGAATACACATCCTGGATGGGGATCCTGAGGGGCTTGTCTATGGGCTTGGGTGGGAGGCTGAAGGTATCCAAGGCCTCCAAGATGGTGGGACCACTATACCAGCTCATCTTGCTGCTGGGCTTCGTCACGTTCTCTCCATAGAAAGCAGCCACGGGGACAAAGGGGAACTTGTCCGCGTTCCTGTAACCTACCACCCTCAACATTTCCATGATTTCTGATTTCAACTTCTCGTAAACTTCTTTCTTGTAATCGACCAGATCCATTTTGTTGATCGCCACCACCAGCTGGTTCACTCCCAGCGTGAAGGCTAGGGCGGCATGCTCCCTCGTCTGGGGCATGATCCCATCGTCGGCCGCCACCACCAGGATGCCAGCATCCGCTTGGCTCGCCCCCGTGATCATGTTCTTGACGAAGTCCCTGTGCCCTGGGGCATCTATCAAGGTGAAGTAATACTTGTTGGTTTCGAACTTCCTGTGGGCCAGGTCTATGGTAAGACCCCGTTCCCTCTCTTCCTTGAGATCATCAAAAACCCAAGCGAACTTGAAGGTTTTTCCCTTGTCACCCATCGCCTCGAACTTCTTGATCTCATCTTCCTTCACTTCCCCCGTTTCGAAGAGCAATCTGCCTAGCAGGGTGGACTTGCCATGGTCCACGTGCCCCATCGTCACCAAGTTCAAGTGTGGTTTGGCCATTTTCCCGACCTTAGTCTCGATTGTTTTCCCGAATTTAAATCTTTTTGCGTCACCTGGCTTTTTCCGCTATCCTCTCTATTTCTTCCTTTCTGGCCACCGCATAACTTCTGGAATCGTATTGAGAAGCCAAAATGATCTCCTCGGCCAAACATTCCTCTATGGGTTTCTTGTTGCGGAAGGAGGCTGCAAAGGCACCCGCCGCTATGTTCATCAAGGCCACATCAATACCCCTGGCGGGAGAAGCATCTACCGCCACATGGTAGGTGATACCACCATAGGTAATCCTGGTCGTTTCCTCCCTGGGTGCGGCGTAATGGATGGCATCCACTAAGACCTGTAAGGGATTCTTTCCCGTCCTCTCTTCTATGATTTCAAAAGCTCTCTTCACGATATTGTAGGCCTTGTGCTTCTTCCCGCATGCCCCGGCCCCCCTTATCACCCTCCCCCCTATCTTTTTGGCCCCTGGCCCTGACCTCATGATCTTGTTGATCAAACGCTCAACGATGGGCACTTCTGCCTTTCCCAAGGGCTTGGAGGCATGCCTTCCACCGGAAGAAAGGGAAAGAGTGGGTTGTAACCTGAGATATTTCTTCATGCCAGGATCCTTTATCTCCACCCCCTCTGCCGACCACTTCCCAAAGTACTTAAATTCCACCAAGTTCTCACCTCGTGGGTTTTTCCTTCCTCCCCTTCACCAATTCCTTCAAAGAAACTCCGTTCACCTTCACCACCTTGTATCTCACCCCAGGAATGTCACCCTTGGGACCCCCTTGGGCCCCCCCTATTCCTTCTATGATCACCTCATCGTGTTCATCGATGAATCCAATCGCCCCATCACCGGGCGCGAAGGCAGTTACCTGTCTCCCATTCTTCACTATTTGAACCCTCACGCACTTCCTGATGGCGGAGTTGGGCTGTTTTGCCTCCACCCCCACCTTCTCGAGCACGATGGCCCTAGCTTGCGGGGCCCCTTCGAGCGGGTCAGCTTTCTTGTCCAGCATGAGCATCCTCCTTTTGTACTCCGAATCCTTCCACCTGAACCTCTGTCTGTCGGAACGGAGCTTCCTAGCCGCAAACTCTCCCTTTCCCATATCATCCCCTCTGAGGCTCCTTCATTTTATTATTATGTTATGTAAGCCACAATTCCTTTGTGCCAACAACTTCGCCTTCTTGAGCCTAACACCTCCTTTACCGATGGCCAAACCCTTGTCCTGCTGTCTCACTTCAAGAACCGCCACTTTTTTTCCATTTTCCTCTATAAAAGTCAGGGAGTTTATCTGGGCCGGGGAGAAGAGGATTCTGAGGAACTCTTCGGGATCCTCAGAATATCCCACCACTTCTATTTCCTTTCCCAAGAGTTTCCTGAGCTTCTTTATGTGACATCCGTTCTTTCCCACGCAAAGACCCACCAGTTCCTTTTCTACCAAAAAGATCAACTTGTCCTCGCTCAGAAGACAGTCCCTGGCCCTCACCCCACTCACCATTTCCAAGAGTGACATGTACCTCATTTCTTCCTCGCTTAGAGTGATGCTCAACCCACCACCGTGGAGAGAATGTTGGAATTGCCGGGATCCAACACCGAACACACGTTCACGGAGAAAGGTCTTCCCACTGCCGTTCCCAGCTCCACGCTGTTTCCGGGATACCGAAAGAGGGGAACGCCGAAAAGCTTTGAAAGGTATTCGACTTCCTTCTTCACTTTATCCGGACAGTTGGAAGCTACTATGACCATCTTTACCTTTCCCGCCCTAAGAAGTTTCAGAGAACGATCCGTTCCCAAGATTACCTTCCCGCTCTCCACCGCCTTTCTTATCTCTTCATTTATGTTCACTTTTACCACCTTGCATCACTAGACGTACTGCACCAGTCCCCAGCGGAATGGGATTCCCCGTAATGATACTCTCCGTTACTCCCCTCAACCTGTCCACTTCTCCCCTCAAGCTGGCCTCCAACAGATGTTTGAGGGTGATTTCAAAGGCCGCCCTAGCAAGCACACTGGCCTTCTCCCCACTTACCCCGTGTCTGCCTATTTGCCTTACTTCACCCTTGGCCGTCATCATATCCGCCACCAGCATGATGTGCCTTATATCCACTTCCAGCCCCTGCTCCTTCAAAGTTTCCATCATCTCCTTTATCAAGGCATTTCTAGCCGCCTCTATCCCCAAGATTTCTTCTATTTCCCGAATGTTATTGGTTACGGTCCTCCTCTTGTCCACTCCTTCTATCTTCAGGACCTCTGCGAAGTTGGATCCTTCCGTGTATATCACATACTCTTCTCCCTCCTTCTTCACCACCACCTTTGTGATGTCCCTGATGCCCTTCAGCCTGAGTTTCCTCACCCTGGCCGCCAACCTACGTAGTTCGGAAAGACCTTCTTCCTCACCCATCCTTATCCTGATTTTGTTTTCATCCATGTTTATCTTCACCTTTGGTCCCAATTCTTGGGAGAGGATTTCCGCCACCTTACTGGGAGTGAGATTCCTCTGACGAAGCCTGGAGCGGTTCAGGGAAAGTAAGAGCTGCATGTTGATGAGGTCCGTTTCCATTTCGGAAATGATGTCTTCCACCGTAGTCATCTCAATCTCCTGGGCAAGGGCCTTGGCCTTTTCCTTGTCTTTGGAATAAGGAGGCTCTAAGTAGACCGTCATCAAGGCAGCCGAGGGAGTCCTCCTAGTGTCCAGGATCTCTATGAGTCTGGGCAAACCCAGAGTAACGTTCAATTCCGCCACTCCAGCATAGTGGAAGGTACGAAGGGTCATCTGAGTACCAGGCTCCCCAATAGACTGTGCCGCCACCGTTCCTACCGCCTCTCCAGGCTCCACCAGGGAAGAAAGATAGGCCTCCTTCACCGCCTCTATGACCTGCTGAAGGGTTTCCGTAGTTATGGCTTTTTCCTTGCTCACCTTCAAGAGGGTGTGCTCGAGCTCCTCTATGATGGCGGGGGGTACTTCCCCTTCCAACTTCCTAACTTCGGACTTGATGGTTTCTGGGGAAACTCCCACCATTTACTCCACCTTCACCCCCACTATTCTCTCCACTAGTCTATCCACCCTCACGGCCTTTCCGTTATCCGTCCTCATGGGGTCGGCCCCGTCCTCCCCGTAGAGGAACTGCACGATGGCTCCCCTGTCATCCCTGACCGTCCCATCGTACTCCACGTGAAGGTCCTGCAACGCATTTATCAACCTGCGCTGCATGTAACCACTCTGGGCCGTCCTCACGGCCGTATCCACCAATCCCTCCCTACCACCCATGGCATGGAAGAAGAACTCCTTCGGTTTAAGCCCATCCTTGTAGCTCGAACTCACGAATCCCCTGGCCTCAGCTCCCAGGTCCCCGGGCTTGAAGTGTATGAGCACCCTGTTGGTATATCCGCGGTTGAGCCTTTCACCCCTTACCGACTGCTGTCCCACGCAGGCTGCCATCTGGGTGAGGTTGAGCATGCTTCCCCTTGCACCCGTTCTGGCCATGATGACGGCAGGATTGGAAAGGGTGAGATGTTTCTCGGCTACTTCTCCCGCCTCATCCCTGACCTCGGCCAGGACCTCCATGATCCTCATTTCCAGGGTCTCCCTCATCGACCTCCCGGGTAGGGGTTCCAGCTCTTCTTTCTCGTATATCTCTATGAGCTGCTGGACCTTCTTCTTGGCCTCCTCTATTTTCTCCTCTATCCTCTCCTTGGCTATGAGGGGAATATCCTCGTCCTCTATGCTGGTGGTGAATCCCAGCATCGTGGCGGCGGCTATGGAGAGTCTGGTCACCTGGTTGAGGAACTCGGACGCCCTTTCCACCCCGTACTCCTTGGTGAGTCTGTCCCAGAGTTCACATTTATCGAGGGCCTTGTAGGCATGGGCATCGATCACCCCATACTTGAGCTCTCCCTTCTCTATTACCACATAGGCCTCCTTCTCGCATTCCTTTTCCTTGCATTTCGAACAACCCTCACATATCTTTGCCCGATAGGTGAGGTTGAAATCCTTGGGCAGAAGGATGCTGAAGATCTGCTTGCCCGTCCAGTATTCCTTTCCCTCCCTCCTCACCGCAGGTTCGGGAAGGATCGGTTCTACCCCCGCCTGAAGGAGGAGCTGACAGGCCTTTTCCCTGTCCAGCAGGGTCTCCTTCCTGGTGAGTAGGTAGGCACCCGTTATGTGATCCTGGATGCCACCTATGATGGGTCCTCCGAATCTTGGAGAGATGATCTGGTTCTGTACCGCCATGAGGATCATGGCCTCCACTTGGGCCTCCTCGCTCTGGGGTACGTGGAGGTTCATCTCGTCCCCATCAAAGTCTGCATTGTACAGGGGACAGACGCAGAGGTTCAATCTGAAGGTCAGGCCCGGCATCACCCTCACTTTGTGGGCCATGATGGACATCCTGTGAAGGGAAGGCTGACGGTTGAAGAGCACGATGTCGCCATCCCTCAGGTTCCTCTCCACTATGTATCCTGGTTCCAGCTTCTGGGCCAGCTCCTCCCTATCCGCGTATCGGAGGTCGTACCTTTTACCATCCGGGCTTATTACCCACTGGGCCCCAGGATATTTCTCCACCCCCCTCCTCACCAGCTCGCGCATTTCCTCCAGGTTGAAAGTAGTCACCCTGGTCCTAACCGTGAGAACCCTAGCCACGTACTCCGGCACGCCCACCTCGTCGAACTTCAAGCAAGGATCGGGTGAAATCACTGCCCTCGCGGAAAAATCTACCCTCTTCCCGGAAAGGTTCCCCCTGAACCTCCCTTCCTTTCCCTTCAGTCTCTGCCCCAGGGTACGGAGGACCCTTCCAGATCTGTGCCTGGCTGGTGGAACTCCGGAAATCTCGTTGGAGAAGTAGGTGGCCACATGGTACTGGAGGAGCTCCCACAGGTCTTCCACGATGAGATGGGGGGCACCCGCCTCCATGTTCTCCGCCAGTCTCTGGTTGATCCTTATGATGTCCACGAGCTTATGGGTGAGATCGTCCTCCGATCTCACTCCAGTCTCAAGCGTGATGCTGGGCCTCACGGTGACGGGTGGGACCAAAAGCACCTGTAGGACCATCCATTCCGGTCTGATGGAAGGATTGATGCCCAAAAGCTTTAGGTCCTCGTTCCTTATCCTTTCCAATCTTGCCCTTATGTCCGAAGGGGTGAGTCTTCCCTTCCCCTCCACGAAGGTGAAAGGCTTCTCGAACTTCACTTCCTCCTGTTTTTCCCCGCAGTGGGGACACTCCTTCCTTCCCCTAGCCGCCTGTACGGCTTTCTCAGAAACTTTCCACCACTCCTCCTTTTCCTCCATTTCTTGCAGGAACTTCTCCCTCTCCTCCTCCTTCAAAAGGATCCTTCCGCACTTCCTGCAAGTGGACTGGAGGAGATCGAAAATGGTTTCCACATAGTTCACATGGATAACGGGCCTGGCCAGTTCTATGTGTCCGAAATGACCGGGACATTCCTTCGGACCTCCCCCACAGGTCTTACAGGTCAGTCCTGGCTCTACCACTCCGAGCCTCCTATCCATCAGCCCCCTCTCGATGGGAAAACCGTCCTCATCGTAGGTGTCGGCGGTGACTATCCTGGTAACCGACATCTTCCTTATCTCATCAGGAGAAAGCAGGGAAAATTGGATGCTCTCTATTGCCCTCTGCGGTCTCATCTCTTCCCCCCTCAAGCCTTGTCCCGCAGCTTTATGCGGGTGTCCAAACACAAGGACCTCAGCTCATCCAAAAGCAGTTTGAAGGCATAGGGCATCTCCACCGTGTAAATCTCCGACTCCTCTTCGCAGAACGGACAGTAAATCCTGTTCCTCTTCTTGTCGTGGACGGCGAAATGTCCGCATCTTCCGCAGATCAGGGCATCGAACTTGTCCGAGCTCTCCAGCAGTCTATCCCTGAGTAACCTGGCTGCCCCATACCCTATGAGGCAGTCCCTCTCCATTTCCCCAAACCTCAGCCCTCCTTCCCTCGCCCTTCCTTCCGTGGGCTGGTGGGTAAGCACCTGGACGGGTCCTCTGGACCTCACGTGGATTTTGTCCGCTGCCATGTGATGGAGTTTCTGATAATAACACACACCTATGAAGATCTCCGCAGGGATCATCTCGCCCGTCATTCCGTTGTACATTACCTCCTTCCCGGCGGGACTGAAGCCGCACTCCAAAAGTATTTTCCTTATCCTTTCCTCGGGTTCTCCTTCAAAGGTCGTGCCGTCTATCTCCCTTCCCGCTAGGGCTCCGGCTTTTCCTGCAACCATCTCGAGCAACTGCCCTATAGACATCCTGGAGGGAATGGCGTGCGGATTGATGATGAGATCGGGTACTATACCGTTCTCGGTAAAGGGCATGTCCGCCCCATCCATGATCAGCCCCACTACCCCCTTCTGCCCGTGCCTTGAAGCAAACTTGTCACCCAGCTCCGGAATCCTGAGGCTCCTAACCCTCACTCTGGCCGCTCTGTTCCCCTCCGCCGTCATCACCAAGTAAACCATGTCGGCTATTCCTTCTTCCCCAGGCTTTATCCTCACGGAGCTCTCCCTCCTCCCCATCTCCATTTTCACCCCGAATTCGTCCGTTTCTTCAAAGAACCTCGGAGGACTGGTCCTTCCTATGACCACATCCTCCACCCTGAGCCTCGACTCCACTTCCACTATTCCTTCCTCTCCCAACTGGGCGTAGTGGGAAGCATCGGAATAACCTCTTATTTCCTCGCTTGGTATTTCGAACTTATCCTTCTGTCCCCCAGAGTACCTGCCCTCTTCGGCCTCGTAAATGGTAAAGGAGGTGCTCCTCCCCAACCCCCTGTCTATTGAATCCCTGTTCACGATGATGGCATCTTCCATGTTGTAACCACCATAACAGGCTATTGCCACCACCAAGTTCTGTCCGCTGGGCCTCTTCCTCAATCCCACAATTTCCATTACCTTCGTTCCCACCAAGGGACGCTGGGGATAGTGGAGGAAATAGGAATGAGTGTCCGTTCTCGTATGCATGGCGGTGGAGAAAACACCCAGCGCCTGTTTGGCCATGTTAGCTCCATAGGTATTGCGTGGTGACTGGTTGTGCTCCGCGTAGGGAATGAGGGAAGCACTTACTCCCAGGATAACCAAGGGATGGAGCTCGAGGTGGGTGTGGGCGGGAGTGAGCTCTTCGGGATTTATCGCCACATAAGTGTTCTCTTCCTCGTCCGCATCCAAGTATTCCACCACCCCCATCCTGACGAGATCCCCCCAAGTCATCCTCCCGCTCTTGAGCATTTCCAGGTGCTGGTCCGTAACCAAGGGTTTGCCATCCTTCACCACAATCAGTGGTCTCCTCACCCTTCCGTGGTCACACCAAACGGCTACCTCCTTTGTGTCCTTCTTGAACCTAACATTTACCTGGTCGCTGAGTTCACCCCTCCTCCTCCTCTCCCTTATCTCCCTCGCCAGCTTTTCCCCATCTTCCACCGTACCCACCACCCTCCCGTTCAGGAGGACCACCACCCTACCGCTCCGCTCTCCTCCCTTCCTGATGGGGGTTACCCCCATCTTGTAGAGGGCCTTCTCCACTTCCTCTTCATCGGCACCAGTGGAGATCTCTGCCGTGAGGGCGAGGTTCTTGACCAATCCACAGTTTGGTCCTTCCGGAGTTTCAGAAGGACATATCTTACCCCAGTGGGTGGGATGCAGGTCCCTGGCCTCGAAGTGGGGCTGGCTCCTGCTCAGGGGGGAGACGATCCTGCGGAGGTGCGAGAGGGTGGAGATGTAGTTGGTCCTGTCCAGGAGCTGACTGACCCCCGTCCTACCACCAGGCCAGTTCCCCGTGGCCAAGGTATGCCTGATCTGCTCGGTGAGGAGATCCGCCCTAGCCGCCGTCCTCAGGTTGAGCTCCCTGCCCCTGGAATGGGAGCGCTCCAGCTGGTATTTGATATCCTTGATGAGGTTTAGAAGGGCCACCCTGAAGATGTTCTCAAGCATCTCACCGCTGAGCTTCAGACGTTTGTTTCCGTAGTGGTCCTTGTCATCCACCTCCCTTCTACCCAGCGAGAGTTCTATCACTCTCTCCACCATGCTACCGAGGAAGTAGGCCTTAGCCAGTCTGTCCTCGGGAGAGGTGCCTATGTGGGGGAGGAGGTATTTATCCAGGACTTCTTGGGCCCTCTGGAGTCTGTAACTCTTTACCTGCCCTATGGCCACCCTCTTCCCTATGATGTCGAGCGCATCCTTCTCCGTTTTGATCTCCGCACCCTCCTGCAGGTTCTCGAAGAGTTCCCTTATGATCTCGGGATCATCGGAAACCGCCTCCACGATGTCCTTATCCTTCACCAATCCCAAGGCCCTCATCACCACCACGAAGGGGAGCTGTCCAGGTACCGCGGGGAAGGACACCCTTATCAGTCCATCCCTCTTCCTCTCCACTACCACCAAAGCCCTGAAACCCCTGCGGCTCGAGAAAACCTTTGCAACCTCTACTCCCTGTCTCTCATCCCTTTCCACTAGGATGGAGTTCGTGGCCAGATCGTCCTGGATCACGATAACCCTTTCAGAGCCGTTGATGATGAAGTAACCTCCGGGATCCATGGGATCCTCCCCCATGGCGATGAGCTCCTCATCCGTCCTCCCATAAAGCACGCATATTTCGGACTTCAGCATCACCGGAATCTCCCCAATCATCACCCTCTGTGGGGGTCCCCTCTGTCCTTTGTAGACAATGCTCATTTCGAGGAAGAGGGGAGCCAGGTAACTCATGTTGCGTATCCTAGCTATGGCAGGGGTGACGTCGGGAAACCTGGCATGAGACCCATCGGCCTCCCTAAACCAGGGAGTCCCCACCGTGATCTTCCCGAATTCCACGTAGGTTCCCTCGATGTCAAGGTCTATCCCCCCTACGTCGTCTATAACCCGCTGGAGCCCATTCTTGATGAAGTCGTTATAGGAATCCAAATGTTGTCTAACCAATCCCCTTTCTTTAAGGAAGGCTTCCACCAATACCCATCTGTCCTTTAACATGGCTCATCCCTCCACCACATATCTATAGGCCAAGGTCCTACCGGCGGTGGGACTTTCCCTCTTCACTTCTACTATATCCCCGGGTTTTGCACCTATTGCCCTCGCTACGGGATCCGTGCTCTTCATGAGGGGAAGCTGATGGGGCTTCACCTTATACTTTCTCAGGATTTCTTCTTTTTCCTCTTCTGACAAAACCCTATGCTCCGGCACCAGTACGTGCCCCCGGGGATCGAAGCCTTCCTCCATCTTCCCACCCCATACGGGCCTGGTGGGATTCGAACCCACGACTCCCGGCTTAAAAGGCCGGTGCGCTAGCCAGACTGCGCTACAGGCCCAACTAACCGATGACTCAAAACTACTTATATTTATCCCTTTCGAAGACATAAAAAGCCTACTCTACCTCGTAAACCCTTCCCCTCTCCACCTCCCCCCTCTCGAACCTCTTCCTCATCTCGTCCGCTATCTTCTGGGCAAGGGGAGTGGGATATTCACCCGTAAGACAGGCAAGACACAGATCCTCCTTCCTAACGCCCGTGGCCCTCACGAAACCCTCCAGTGACTGATAGTGGACGGAATCTGCCCCTATCAGCTGAGCTATTTCTTCCTCTCGATGGGTGGAACCTATGAGCTCCCCAAAGGTGGCCATATCGATGCCATAGAAACAGGGGGAAATGATGCGGGGGAAGGTGAAATACATGTGTATCTCTTTGACCCCTGCCATCCTGAGTTTCCTTATGACCCTCTTGGAGGTATCCCCCCTCACAATGGAATCCTCCACCACGGCTATCCTCTTCCCCTTCAGGGCTTCCGTAACGTTGATCTTCCTGGAAATGATTTTCTCCCTCTCCTCAGTGCTAGAGATGAAGGCACGGTCCACTACATACCTATGTCTCCTCACCGCCCTTTCCCAAGGTATACCCGTCACCTCATGCATTCCGTAAGCCGCGTCATCCCCAGTGGAAGGGATGGAAACGATCACATCCACCTTCTTCGCCAGGTCTGGATCTTCTCTGGCGAGGTTCCTTCCGAATTCTTCCCTTATCTTGTATACGGGCTTATCATTGCAAAGTATGGAGTCGGGGCGGGCGAAGTAAGCGAACTCGAAACTGCAAAAGGCCCTTCTTTCCCCCTTTACTATTCTCTCCCTCCTAGTCCCTTCTCCAGACCAGACGATCAGTTCACCCGGTTGAACCTCCGCCTCGTATTTGAACTCGTTTATATCCAATCCCACACTTTCGGAAGACACGGCGAAGGTTTGGTTATCCG
The nucleotide sequence above comes from Candidatus Hadarchaeales archaeon. Encoded proteins:
- a CDS encoding DNA-directed RNA polymerase subunit H, which produces MGSNPTRPVWGGKMEEGFDPRGHVLVPEHRVLSEEEKEEILRKYKVKPHQLPLMKSTDPVARAIGAKPGDIVEVKRESPTAGRTLAYRYVVEG
- a CDS encoding amidophosphoribosyltransferase yields the protein MEPFGEACGVFGAFDFEGKEVFPHVYWGLISQNHRGHHSYGFAEVRGNEFVAHRSLGLIPPMRHPVIRRLFRSFKSHVGIGHVRYATSGRSTRYWLLRDMQPFLAGWEEKITIAFNGNLVNVKELRAELKKKTCRLSSSSDIELLSKKLLQGMKNSDLFSAVEACMRDIEGAFSVVGMTQRGELFAFRDPLGIKPLCYGCSPDNQTFAVSSESVGLDINEFKYEAEVQPGELIVWSGEGTRRERIVKGERRAFCSFEFAYFARPDSILCNDKPVYKIREEFGRNLAREDPDLAKKVDVIVSIPSTGDDAAYGMHEVTGIPWERAVRRHRYVVDRAFISSTEEREKIISRKINVTEALKGKRIAVVEDSIVRGDTSKRVIRKLRMAGVKEIHMYFTFPRIISPCFYGIDMATFGELIGSTHREEEIAQLIGADSVHYQSLEGFVRATGVRKEDLCLACLTGEYPTPLAQKIADEMRKRFERGEVERGRVYEVE